The following DNA comes from Watersipora subatra chromosome 8, tzWatSuba1.1, whole genome shotgun sequence.
gttaactgtggttaACTGAGAAGCTGATGTAttgttaactgtggttgactgaggagctgatgtactgttaactgtggttaactgaggagctgatgtactgttaactgtagttgactgaggagctgatgtactgttaactgtggttgactgaggagctgatgtactgttaactgtggttgatTGAGAAGCTGGtgtactgttaactgtggttgactgaggagctgatgtactgttaactgtggttaACTGAGGAACTGATGCACTGTTAACTGcggttgactgaggagctgatgtactgttaactgtggttgatcgaggagctgatgtactgttaactgtggttgactgaagagctgatgtactgttaactgtggttgactgatTAGCTGACgtactgttaactgtggttgactgagaagctgatgtactgttaactgtggttgactgaggagctggTGTACTactaactgtggttgactgaggagctgatgGACTACTAACTGTGGTTGTTTCAGTGGATGGACTGTGTATGATGGTAGATATTGGTGAAGGAAGAAACTCTGTACTTTCTCCAAAGTCTTGTCTCCCTAGATAACAGAATATTTGAttagttatgttatattttaatactATGTAAATCTCTGTAAAGGTATGGCCACACATAACGATTTTTTCGTTGGATTTGACCGAAATTGCGAAATGAACGAAAATAGAATTATTCggccaaaattcacagaattgtctgagctgtgcatgcacactgaAATCGTCGACGCAACACCTAATTGGCTAAACCAATTATTAGCGAGCGCGATTCTCGCAGCTTTTGCAATCTTAATAGTCCAAAACTCATTTTGTGATTTTGGTGAGAACCAATGAAAAAATCATTACATGTGGCCGTACCTTAAATGTATGTTCATACTAGCAAACAGGAAGTGCATACATTGTGCAGTTAGACGCTGAGCGGTTATCGAACTAGTATAGATCGATAATCACGGTTATTGACCAGTATAGACCGTTGCCAGGTTCAGGTTTTGCCAGTGTTACACGTTTGGGGTTAGCGACAAAACTTCATTGCCCAGGGCAAACTTTCGGCTTTGTAGGTGACCCTATTGCGCATGCTTAATTTATTGTTTGCACATTAGCCAATAGCCAAGCAGCCGATATTCAGTGCAGATTTTCCACTGCAGTTGTGAAGCTCAATGATACGCAGCTAACCTTATAATACATACTTGTTTCTGTCAGCCAATGACTCATGTGTTAGAGTACTATGACACAATTTTGACAATACAAGCTACCATAGCTATTTGATTCGCTACCAAATTAATcagtataaaattttacatcagtggatgcagataTGCATAACACATGCAGATaattgtttatttctgtttaagTACAGATACTATAAGTTAATTGATTAACTACTTACTAATAAGAAACTTGTTTCACACGTACTAAAGTCACACCAGGTGGTTCCATATACAAACACTGTGCTGAGTCACACTGCACGGCTTGTGGTACACAAAGAGTTAGGTTATCAAAAAGTTGATGAAACTGATATTTAGTCAAATAGTACTTATTCATCTGATCTTCTAAAAGTATAGCCTGTGTACCCAAACTGTGTATCCTTTATCAGGTGACAAACCTCCTGAGCACGCTTGCAAGATGACCAACTTGGGCTTGCCCTTCATAGCAGGGAAATCCCGTGGAGAGAGAAGGTCTTGGATATGGATGATGGGAATCATGTTACCCTCGATATCCAGCAGATGGTTACCACTTGTACCATGAGTCATGATTACTAGGACAAACATGCCCAGATTCTGGTGTTCCTCTCTCCCTGTTTCAATCTGTATTTCTCTGTAGATATCCTGGAAAAAATATAGTAACCCTGACTAGTACAGGTAAATACTTTTATGAATTCACATTCTTTTGTATGACTGCCAGATGGCAGGAAGTCGTTGAAATGTTGCTAGGAAACCTTACCTAACATTTAGAGaatgaaaactaaaaatgaaGCTCTAAAACAAGACTAGGTTCACTGCAAACATAAATTACCATTAGGAGGCCTTGTATCAATGTCCCTCATCAGATGATCTGTTAACACCCTGACCACCAGCCCAAGACATACACTAGTTACAACAGTGTCTTACTTTACACAGAGTTTTATACCATGAGTTTAAATCAGCCAAATTCTACAATCTCTAAGCAGAAACAAAACTATGAGAGGACACACGGAGTACCTGTGCTCGCAGGTCTGTTAATTCGCTCTGTGACTTGGCAATATCAAACTTGAGGTCTTTGAACATCATGCTGAGATTTGTGTAGTCAAATTGGGAACCAGCTCTGTTACCGTGACCATAGCGAAAGTtcatattgttgatgattagAACTCTGCCCCTCACTGGTTCACTCATAGCATAGGCCTTTATAATACAATCATAGAGCCAGTGAATTTGTAACataagagaacacaactctttctGTTTGTGTTTTGACAAAAACCTTATCATTAGCCTTACTCATCAGCTGAGTTCACGAGTCACAAGTCTACAAAGGATACAGAGAGAACTTATTCCAGtgagaagttgtctgctcttgacAATGCAATGCTTTATCAACAGCAAAGATTAACCATTCTTCTCTAATTGAGACAGCAACAGGTAACTTCAATTATATCACGGATCTCTGATGGTTCTTAACATTCTTAACATGCTATATGATATCCATATGAGTTTTTATGATCTTTATCATTTAACAAATTAACTTACCATGTCTATGCTCTTCCTGTGATGGGAGCTGTCAGCAGCATGTTAGTAACAAGTTATATATTAAACTGATAAACTATATTACCTTGTTAGACTGATACAGTTGCTTAATCTTCGGCTTCTTGACTATGCATAGTCGTAGCCTCATGACCTTGTCTGCTTTGGACTCATCACAATATCCTTGATCCTCCACATCTGACAAGTCACTTTCAGCCTCCTCAGAAGTGCTCTCCagatgccctgaatataacagAGTTAATACTCTATGTTTCTGTTGTTATTATAGAGTATCAATGACTTTCCTCGTATTCACTCCCATCTTCATTTACTCttatataaacattatataAATCAGAGACTTAATGAGAACATCCATAGGGAAGAAGCTTACCAACTGTTTGGGGCGGACAACTCTCTCTTATTTCAGATATATGGTTCTCTAGGCTTTGTACATCAACAACAGTTAGCTGGTCACCTGCAAGTATGATGCAATTACTGATAGATAAAAGGTGTCAACTAACCAAAGCATTTCATAATCTACAAAGACGTCTCCAGAACGGTTAAATCTGATTCCTATTTGCAACTGAAGGACATCATAAGGATCGTCATCAATACTGTCTAACAAAAAGATTTCAATATCTGGAGGAAAATTGGTAAATTCTTGCATTTAGCCAACTGACTGAGACCTTGACTGAGACTAAATTCAATGAAAAGGATGCGAGAGGTGACTCACAAGGAAGTCTGAGAGGCTTGGGAACCGAAGGTTTCTTATCATTTCTCAGCTTGTCACAAACTGGACAGACAACCTTGGACAGAGGTGAACGCGTAGCAGGCAGTTTAGTACAAGTAATGCTGTAGTCACAGTCGATAGGATAAAACCATTTAGGGTCAACATAGAAATGAGGCGCAGGGTTTTGTCCGATGAGACACTGAGAACAGTAGAGAAGAACTTCAGCATGACTCCCTTTCCACACGGCGTAAAGCTGGTTAAGAATAGCTTTAATTGTCACTATTAAATGTTCCCAGGAAGCTGGTAGCTGTGCCACTGTAGTACCAACTCTCAATGAGACCACTCGGTTAGTTAAGTCATGATTCAGAATTGTGGTAAACTCCTCATTGTGTACCACAGCTCCATCATTCCACACCTTTATGTTTGACAGCAGACTTGAGCAGAGTTTCAGGACAGCAACAGTCATAAGTTGATATACATAAGGAGGTGGAGATAGACCACTTAGGGCAATGTCCAGTTGGAGAGGTACATTGTCATCCAAAGGATACGTTTTTTCTACGGAAGTAGTTGTAAAGTATGGAAGGATATATGATCGTTTTTCGGAGTTGTGTTCTATTGGACCATTCAAGATGGCGAAGCTCTTTAAAAGTTGCATGGATATTTCAACAGGTAACTCACTACTGTTCTTCAGGAGATCTACGAGCAAGACTTCATCCATGATGCCACTAGTAGTAAACTGTGCTACGAACTCTTTGTACTTCCATTTACTGACCCATTCTTCCTGGTGTGTGAAAGGAACAAACTCTTCGACCCTCTTTTCCCATTGTTGCTCTGCTGTGTGGTGGAACAAGAGAGCTATCATCTCAGTAATGATAGGAATCTTGTGGAATATGTAACTGGACAGACCTTCGGTTCTCTCGAACCACAAGATCTGCCCAGTATTATGCATATAGCGCAAAATGGTTTTAGAATCAGTGTCTGAGAATTCGTTCTCTACCTTCAAAAGAGAAATGTAAGTTTCTTCTTCTCGTTCTATGAATCTCTCTATACGCTCCCAAAGTAACGGAATTTCCATGATTAACTTCTGACACCGTGTCTCCAAGTTTGCTCTTAAACCTTTAATGTTAGATACTTCGCAAAGGTCATTGCCAAACTCGAAGATATCCTGAGGGTTAAAGAGAGGCTGGTCAGTGTTAGTAAGATGGATGATAGGACTGGATTCTTTTGGAAATTCCCCACAGCACCGCTCGTAGTCTCTGAGTAACTCCTTTCTTGCTGCTTCTGAAATAGAGAGCAACTTTTCTCTACAATCTTTCACCAACTCAGTATCCAGCTTGTCAGTGTGTGTGAGAACCAATACAGGTGGATCTAATCTTGGACTGGCCAAGTAGAGATGAGACAGCCAGTCTATACAGAGTCTTCTTATACCTTCTCTACACCCTGCAGATAGATATGAGTTAAACTCTTCCATGTTGACTACAAGGAGTGGAATGCATCGCTCCCGTATGACTAGCTGGTAGGCCATCTGATAGATATCATGGCCACCATAGTCTATAAACTTGAGAGGAGAGTTGTTCAGGTCTTCCATTTGAAACACTTTGGTTGTCTCATCGAATGGTGAATTTATCTCTCTGTAGGTAAGTTCCCTTTTACCGGACTGCAGACTTTTAATGAGACTGCTTTTCCCTGCTCCAGTCATACCAACAACTGCGACTGGTACTTTGAGCTGATCTACTCCTTTTCCTTCCACCAGATCAGCAAAGTATTTATTTACAGCATCAATACCTAATTTATATACTGCGTACGGGGGAGACTGGAGAGAGAAACAACCATCACAATCTAGCTCTGTGAGTTGCTCTAGCTTAGCGATTTGACTACTTATTCTTATTAACTCCCTATTGAAGCAGAGATTTAACTCCTTCAGATTAGTCATACGGTAGACGACTGAAGGTAGTTCTACCAGGTTGTTGAATGATAGATCCAAAGACCTCAGCTGAGTCTCACAGTCCAGTCTGCAACAGAGAATATTATAGACTTATAGTTGTTAGGGTCAAGGTAAACACAATCAACCATAATGCTGCATGTTGGTCATGTTAGTTgaactaaaaatatataattacacaaataaatttaactGCGAATAAAATATGGCTAGTAGTTTTACACATGAATTAGGCAATCCTCGGCGTGCTTATAATTTAActgcaaaatatatttaatatgaaacaaatatttaatataaaaggTATTTAATGTGAAACCATAATATATTAAATCTAAAATGCCTGACTTAGGAGAACATTAGAGGGCAGGTTTTTTAATAAGATATTTCAAACACGGAACCATAAAAAACAAGCATGTTATTCCCACATCAATTCTGCTGTCATACTAAAAGTGTTGAACAGCGATAATCAGCTCTCTGCTATTATTAGAAACTACTGAGATTCtcattttaaataatgttaaaatatttactaaattttacTTACAAGttttgatataatatttattttattagctgGAGTTCACAGCATACTTAAAAGTATTCAGTGTATGGCAGCCTTACTAAGTCTTCAACTGCGTGTCGAGAAACAGACTATCAGATAgtctacatgtagctttagtCATAAGTTTAGTATTTTAACTCTTTGTTATAAAAATCATAATACAAGACACCCTGAAAAGACTGAGGGATGAGAGGAGTGAAGGAAGGAGAGATTAAGGGCACCTTAAAATTCCCAATGCATACTTTAGAGGTACCTGTAACAGACTGTCTAATAATACGTATCAGGTAATGAGGTGAGTGATCAGTATTTGTATAGTTCTACAAGCATccataaatttggagttatcttctacatgcTGATTTGAGCAACGTGACAGATATGGTAATTACTATTGTATATCGCAGTTCTGCATACGAATACACTAATAAATCTTTAGCATACACACATGTGCTTGTCGTCAACGCAAGCATATGGCTATCAGAGCCTTTAAAATATTCACAAAGATCTCAGGCTACAATTTTGCAGACACATCACCTACTATGCACTTATCCATTGTCGATAGAGAATTGCATTGCAAGAATTTTGCAAGACAATTGCAGAATTCACTGATTTACTGAATGACGATCTGCTTCAATCCGAATCCTTTCAATCACTGAATCAGCACGATCTACTGAATAACAACAGAATTATAACCTGGCCTCTAGTTTCAGTGAAGATGCCTCAGACCTTTTTGAGCATAAGATGGTGAAAGATAGGGGCAGACAGagtatggttagagctgacaggtgtTATACTGCTGAGGAAGATATGAGAATGCTGGTATATCTATCTTTGTGTATGAGTCTCTTCTATCTACTAAACTAGAGTAAAaggaataattttactactcatgaatacatataCTAACAAGAAACATTGTACAATTGATTGTAGTAAGTCAACTAGTTATTTACTACTAGACATCTCTAgttttaacaaacttttaatttctcatttcacctagctataataaatCACCATGAACAGGTAAGAGGTATGCAGTAATGAGAAGTCTAGATATTCGAgggcaataataataatgattgttTCTAGTATCAAACCA
Coding sequences within:
- the LOC137402247 gene encoding malignant fibrous histiocytoma-amplified sequence 1 homolog — encoded protein: MASSQSRRNRRSTANRESGEREGQNIQVWYRHSGQPEIERIPPFLTYSSMYDERKILEDVGDHHITHISIMNGVIPALMTPSLKQLALRNVNSSQLECLSSLTGLEVLEIWSSDFSAGLPPVIAELETLESLLLYECQLRDLPQSLKSLKRLKELNLYCNNFSAGLPPVISEIGTLESLSLGYCQLTDLPQSLSSLKRLKELNLDGNNFSTGLPPVIGEIATLESLTLEDCQLRDLPQSLKSLKRLKELNLYGNNFSAGLPPVISEIGTLESLSLMSCQLRDLPQRLDCETQLRSLDLSFNNLVELPSVVYRMTNLKELNLCFNRELIRISSQIAKLEQLTELDCDGCFSLQSPPYAVYKLGIDAVNKYFADLVEGKGVDQLKVPVAVVGMTGAGKSSLIKSLQSGKRELTYREINSPFDETTKVFQMEDLNNSPLKFIDYGGHDIYQMAYQLVIRERCIPLLVVNMEEFNSYLSAGCREGIRRLCIDWLSHLYLASPRLDPPVLVLTHTDKLDTELVKDCREKLLSISEAARKELLRDYERCCGEFPKESSPIIHLTNTDQPLFNPQDIFEFGNDLCEVSNIKGLRANLETRCQKLIMEIPLLWERIERFIEREEETYISLLKVENEFSDTDSKTILRYMHNTGQILWFERTEGLSSYIFHKIPIITEMIALLFHHTAEQQWEKRVEEFVPFTHQEEWVSKWKYKEFVAQFTTSGIMDEVLLVDLLKNSSELPVEISMQLLKSFAILNGPIEHNSEKRSYILPYFTTTSVEKTYPLDDNVPLQLDIALSGLSPPPYVYQLMTVAVLKLCSSLLSNIKVWNDGAVVHNEEFTTILNHDLTNRVVSLRVGTTVAQLPASWEHLIVTIKAILNQLYAVWKGSHAEVLLYCSQCLIGQNPAPHFYVDPKWFYPIDCDYSITCTKLPATRSPLSKVVCPVCDKLRNDKKPSVPKPLRLPCDQLTVVDVQSLENHISEIRESCPPQTVGHLESTSEEAESDLSDVEDQGYCDESKADKVMRLRLCIVKKPKIKQLYQSNKTCDS